The genomic segment CGCTGTCGAGCGCGTACCGCAGCTTGCGGCCGAACGTCCACGCGCTCCTGCCCTCGAGGCGGGCGCGCCGCTCGTACGGAACGAAGGCACGGCGGAACCCGAGCCAGAACAGCAGCGCGACCAGGTTCGTGTTGACCTCGCGCATGGCGACGAGGTGGTCGCGCACCTGGCGCGTGCAGCCGAACATGTCGACGCCGCCTTTCGGCATGTCGGGCACGACGTAACGGCGGTAGACGCGCCAGAAGCTCTCCGACATGACGTGCGAGGTCCGCGGATCCGCACGGCTGATCCGATGGCCGAACACGACGTCCGCATCTCCACCGGCCAGCACCCGCTGAAACTCGGCGACGAGCTCGAGCGGCTCCTGCAGGTCCGCCGAGATGACGGCAAAGTGCTCGCCCCGGCCCGCCTGCAGACCTGCGGCGATCGCCGCGAACGACCCGAAGTTGCGACTGAGCTCGAGGAGCTGCGTGCGGAGTCCCCACGCCGGCAGCCGTTCCTGCAGAATCCGCAGCGACGCATCGGGCGATCCGTCCACCACGAACACCACTTCCAGCGGCGCCGCGAACCTGGCCGCGAACGCCTCCAGCTCGCCGAACAGGCGCGGCAGATTCTCCTGGTTCCTGTAGACGGGAATGACCAGCGAAAGCATCGGAGACGTGGAGCTGACCTCGGCGGCGATTATAGTCACTTCGCCAGCGCCAGAATGCGGCCCTCGCTGTAATAGAAGATGCGGGGCGATCGGTCGAGCACGGCGGCGGCGAGCGTGAGCGTCAGCCGCAGCGCCCGGCCGGACCGTTCACCGCGCAGATCACCCAGCGGCGTCGTCAGGGCGATCGGCCCGGCCTCCCGCAACGGCCGGTCGAAATGCCGCAGGTCGGCGGCGAACACGAGGTTGCCGCGATAGTCGGGCGCGGTGATCTCGATCGACGACGCATCCGTCCACCGCGCCACGATCGCAGCGTCCTGCCGGACGACGCGGGCAAGGATCTGGAACGTCTCCGGCATGCATCCGCGCGGCAGCTCGAAGGTCTCGTAATAGAAGTGCGTGTACACGCCGCGGATGGCGACCGGCGCGGTGAGAAAGATCACATCGCCGCCGCACGCCGGCGCGAGCGAGGCGTCGACGAGCGCCGATCCTTGCGCGGTCAGCCTGCCGGCCCAGTTCCAGTCGCGGACCTTCAACGCGATCTGGCCCGCCGACACGGCGACGAAGATCACGACGGCTGCGATCGCGCCCCTGCGCAGGGCGCCGCTGGTGTCGGCAAGCAGCACGCCGCAGAGCAGCGACACCGCAGCGGACGGCAGGTACAGGTAGCGAGCGCCTTCGGTGAGGGCGGAGATTGGAATCAGGGCTGCCAGCAGAAATCCGCCGAGAAACCACACGCGCCCGTCGTCGAGCAGCGTCCGCCAGGCGAGCGCGGCGACCGCGGCGAGCGCGATGGCGCCGCCGAGCCAGTACATCGCCGTTCCTGCGTCCTGATAGAACGGCGTGCGATCGAAGACGTCGAGGACCGGCGAGGCGAGATGAAAGAGCGCGAACCCGGCGACCGCCAGCTTGTCGGCCGCGAGCCCCGCGCCGCCGTTCGCAGCGGCGGCACCGGCGGCAAGCCCGACCGCGAGCAGCATCGCGCACGCCGCGATGGTGCGGCGCTCGCGCAGCCAGGCGCGGACGCGCAGCCATCGCCCGTCCGCCAGCAGCAGCAACAGCAGCAGCGCCGAGGCGAAGGCGGCGAGTTTGGGCAGCCGCGAGGCGCCGCCGATTGGCGAGACGCCGCCGCCAAGCGATCGCAGGACGGCATACGCCGCCAACGCCGCGAGCCACGGCGCAAGGCGACGGATGGTTTCGGCCGTCCCCGCGCGCCGCTGGAAGACCAGGTACGACGCGGCCGCGACCGGCAGGGCCACGGCGGACTCTTTCGAGAGCACCGCGAGTAGAAACAGCAGCGGCGGGACGACCGCTTGCGCGGCCCCTTCGCGGACCATCCACCAGAGCGCCGCCAGTGAAAAGAACGTGGCGAGCAGATCGAACCGCGCCGAGACCCACACCACGGCTTCGTGGTTGGACGCGTGAAGGGCGAACAGCAGCGCGGCGGCGAATCCCGCCGGCGTCCCGGGCGCCAGCCGGACGCCGATGAGCAGCACGATCAGCGTGCTGGCGGCGTGCAGCAGCAGGTTGGTGAGATGGAACTGCCGCGGATCGGCGCCGGCGACCGCCCAGTCCGCCGCGTGCGCCAGGAAGCCGATCGGCCGGTAGTACTCGAAGAACTCGCCGCGGAAGAACCGACTGACGTCCGCGGGTCCCGTGAGGTCCCGCAGCCGATGCAGGATCATGAAGTCGTCCCCCACGAACCCCGCGTGCAGCGCCGGCCAGTAGATCGCGGCCGTCGCGGCGGCGACGATCGCAGCGGCCGTCGCCGGCTTCATGCGGATGGTTTCCGGCAGGCGACGTGATAGCCGCTGGTCATGATGCCGCGCTCGCGTCGGCGGCGCCGGCTGTCCCCGTACTCCGCGGTGATCAGGAAACCGAAGCGGCGGAACACCCGGGCGGCGATCAGCCAGAGCGCGCGGAGCGGCGTCCAGCGCAGCGTTTCGGCCTGCATCCCGAGGCGCTGCAGCAGCACGGCCACGGCGCCGATCGAGTCCGTCTCTTCGCGAAGCTCGACGATCTCGAACCGGCGCAGCAGATGCCGCAATCCGTACTTCGTGTAGCGGAAGTAATCGTGAGGCGTATCGTGCAGCGGGAAGAGGAACCGCGTGGTGAGCAGCAGTTCCCCCCCGGGTTCGAGAACGCGGAACATCTCGTCGATCGCGCGCTGCGGCTCGGGCAGGTGTTCGAGGACCTCCGTGCAGAGCACCACCGCGACGGCGCCGTCGCGGATCCCCAGCGCCTGCGCGTCGCCGATGATGCGCACGCCCGCGCCGGGCTGGATGTCGAGGCCGACGCGCCGCGGAAACAGCGCCGCATATGGGCCGTTCTGCGCCCCGATGTCGAGCGTCAGGCGGGTCGAGGCGTGGTCGGCGATGAAGCGATCGAGCGTGATCCGCGTCAGCTTCGCTGACAGCCGGCGGCCCGTCCAGGAGACCAGCGACATCCGCCGTCAGGCGTTGGTGCCCACGATCGCGTAGTCCATGAACGTGAACATCCGCGCGTTGAGCTTCTCGACGTTGCCGTTGAACGCTTCGACCAGGTCGGGCGCCGCGTCGGGCGCCGCAATCGGCTGCAGCCTGTCCTGCGGCGGCACCGGCGAGCGGTACTCGATGCGCGCCGCCGTGAAGCCGCTCGCCAGCACCAGGTAGCGCAGCGTCTCGGGATGCAGCGGCCAGGCATGCGTGATGTCGCGGATGTAGCTCTCGAAGAACGCCACCCAGCACGCCGGATTCAGCGTCTCGAGCACGATCGGCGCCCCAGGCCGCAGCTTGTGGTGGGCCAGCTCGAGGAACCTGAGCAGGTATTCCGGCCGGAGGTGTTCGACCACCTGCGCGGCGAACAGGCCGCCGAGCGACGCATCGGGCAGCGCGTCGAGGTACGACACGGCGTCTCCTTCGGCCACGTCGAGTCCGCGCGCGCGGCAGACCTCCACCATTTCGTGATTGAGATCCAGCCCGCGCGCCGTGACGCCGCGATCCGCGAGCAGGTCGAGGAACTCCCCGCGCCCGCAGCCCACGTCGAGCACGTCGCTGGCGCTCGCGAAGTACGGCAGGTAGCTTTCCAGCCGCGCGCGGATCGTCTCCTGCGAGCCTCTGAACTGGTTCTCGAACCCGACGTACTTGTACGAATCGAGCTGGCGGCTCGCCTGCGGCACACCCGGCGTCGAGGGCGCGGGTCCCGGTTCGCTCGCACGCGCGGCATCGCCCGGAGCTGCCATCAGCCGCTCGATTTCCCGTTTCGCCGCGAGCGCGGCCTGGTGCGCGACACCAGCCAGCGTTTGGATCTGATCCTGCACCGCCGCGAGATCCGCGAGCCGCGCCTCGATCCGCGCCTGCTGCGCCGCCATGGATTCCTGCCGCTTCGCGACGTCGTCCGCGAGCGCGTTGACGGCGGCGTTCACCGTCAGCGCCCCGGCGCCGGTGTCGCGATCCTTGGTGTCGACGAACGGCGTGATCTGCTGCAGGTACAGCATCAAGCGCGCGCGGAACGCCTGCAGGTCGTCCATGTGCGCGTGCACGGCGTCGGCCGTGCCCGCCGCCACGTCGTGCGCGGCGCGGTGCGCCCGCACGTTGCGGTTGATGTGATCGACGACGATGGAGTTGAACGCCGCCTGCCTCTCGAGAGTGGGCGCGACCAGCCGCCAGACGAACGCTGCCAGCCGCCCCTTCAGGCCGCCGCGCACCGGCGGCGCGACCAGCACGTCGCACGCCTGATTGAGCGGCGTGATCTGCTGCTCGTCGTAGTGCGGCGGCGGCGCCGGCAGCCGCGGCGTCCGCAGCGGGACCTGATCGAGCGCCGTGAGCGCGGTGTTGTAGCGGGCGTCCGCCTCGTCGCGCTCCCGCGCCAGCCGGCGGAGCGTGGCCTCGAGCGGTTCGTGCGGCTCGGTCACCGGCGCGACGACAGCGTCAGGACGAACGCCCCGACGGGAAGCTGGGCGGACATCTTGACCGGCACCCGCGCCGTGTCGGTCGAGAGCCACACTGACAGCGCGTTGGCGCCGGATTCGGGAGGCGGCGTGATCGACAGCCGCTGCGCCGCGACCTCCCCCTCGTTGGTCCTGACGGTCTCGGTGCCCCCGGCCTGGATCAGCACCTTGTAGCTGAGGCCGCCGTCACAGATCGGCATCGTCATCTTCTCGCCGGCCTGGAGCGGGATCGAGCGCAGCACGAACAGCGCGCCGAGCGGATCCTGCGCCGCCGGCGAAATGCCGACGCTCTTCTTCACCACGCTGCGGGTCTCGACCTGGTATTCGGCGCGCCGCGCGGGATGCTCGAACATCGTCGTCTTCATGCGGCGCCGCTTTCCCTCTTCGCTGTAGACCGAGCCGCGCTGCGGCAGGAGCGAGTAGACGTCCAGCAGCGTGTCGGCCTTGTAGTACAGCGAGTAGAGCTTCGAGAGCAGCGGCGTCGGCCGCCCTTCGGCGACGATGTAGTACGCCGTCGAGCCGTACGACGGCTTCTTCTCCGCGACGTGAATCGTCGCGCCGCCGGCGGTGAGGTAGGACGACCACGACACCTCGTAGCTCAGTTTCTCGCCTGCGGCGAAGGGGACCGGCTTTTCGCGCCGTGGAGCGGCGGACGGGCGCTGCGAGGCGGACGCGGGGACGGCGAGGACGATCGCGGCGAGGATTGCGCAGGCGGCGCCCAGCGAGCGCAGCCGCGCGAGCGTGTCCTGCTTGAGCACGTCGGGTGAGTATACCTTAGCGCTCACGCGCGGCTGGCGGCGATCGTCCCCTCGATCGGGCTGCTGGCCGACGCGTACGGCTTGCGCGGAATGCGGCCGGCGCGGAACGCCAGCCGGCCCGCCTCGACGCCGAGCCGCATCGCCCGGGCCATTGCCACCGGATCCCGCGCGAGCGCGATCGCCGTGTTCATCAGCACCGCGTCGGCGCCCAGTTCCATCGCGAACGTCGCGTCGGACGCGGTGCCGACGCCGGCATCGACGATCACCGGCACGCCCGCCTGCTCCTTGATGATCCGGATGTTGTTGGGGTTCTGGATGCCGAGCCCCGACCCGATCGGCGCCCCCAGCGGCATCACCGCGGCGGCCCCGGCGTCTTCCAGCTTCCGGCACATGACCGGATCGTCGTTCGTGTAGGGGAGGACGACGAAGCCTTCCTTCACGAGCACCCGCGTCGCTTCGAGCAGCGCCTCGTTGTCGGGAAACAGCGTCTTCTCGTCGCCGATCACCTCGAGCTTCACCCAATGCGACAGGCCGACCTCGCGCCCCAGCCGCGCCGTGCGAATCGCGTCCTCGGCGGTGTAGCACGCCGCGGTGTTGGGCAGCAGGAAGTAGCGCTTGGGATCGATGTAGTCGAGCATCGACTCCTTGCTGCGGTCGGTGATGTTCACGCGCCGCACCGCCACCGTCACGACCTCGGCCCCCGACGCCGCATGCGCTTCCTGCATGATCTGATGCGACGGATACTTGCCCGTGCCGATCAGCAGCCTCGAGGTGAACTCCCGCCCGGCAATTTCAAAGCGATCCATGGTCCCAGATTACCGGATTTCCAAATTCCCGGATTTCCAAATTTCCAGATTTCCAAACTTCCAAATTTCCAGATTTCCTCATCCGCCGCCGACGAAATTCACGATCTCGATTTGATCGCCGGTCTCGATCGGCGTCGCGCTGTACGCGTCGCGCTTGACGACCACGAAGTTGCGCTCGACGGCGACCCGGCGCGGGTCGATGTCGAGGCGCGCCAGCAGGTCAGCAATGGTCGGCGCGTCGGTCTCGAAGGGATCCCCGTTGAGCGTGATGGTCATATCGGCGACGCGACTCCGAACGGTTCCAGCAGGGCGCGCAGTTTCCCGTCGCCGGCGGCTCGCAGATGCGCGGGCACGTCACCCGCCGCGCGTGGCTCGGAGACCTGCCGCCCGGCGCCCGCGCCGAGCATCCCGAACAGTGTCTCGTAGTCCTCGACCATCGCCGCGAGCGAGTGCTCGCGCTGCCACCACGCCTGCCCGTTCGATCCCAGTTCGGCGCGCAGGTTCGGGTCGAGCGCGAGCCGCCGCATCGCCATCCGCAGCGAGTGATCCTCGTCGAGGATGTCGATCGCGACCGTCACCGGACCCTGCGAGCCGGCCGCGGAGCGCGGGGTGCGGGAGGCGGAGAGCGGAGCGCGCGCGGCGGACGGCCGGACTGCCCAGGTGCGTGGATCCAGCGACGGCACGTCCGCGAGATGCGCCAGATCCGTGATGATGGTCGGCACACCGGCGGCGAGCGCACGGAGCCAGGCGCCCGAAGTCTCGCCGGCCGACGGCCAGCGCAGATTCAGGCTCACGTCGCACGCGGCGAGATGATCCGTCAGGTCCTGCTCCGGCAGGTAGCCGGTGACGAGCACGCGATCGGCGAGCCCGTGCGCCTCGATGGCGGCGTCGAGGTCGAAGTGCGCGGCGCGGGCCCCCGACAGGAGCAGCCGGGCCGACGCCGCGTACGGCACGACGGCGCGCAGCGCGCCGAGCACCTGGACGAGCCGCTTCTCCGGCGTGAGGCCGCCGAAGACGCCGAAGAGGACGTCGGTGTCGGCGATGCCATATCGCGCCCGCACCCGTGCCCGCGCGGCGCGCGCGGCGTCCGGCGCCACGAAGGCGCCGTGCCCCAGTCGTATCGAGACAGGCCTGCGGGACGCGAGACTCGGGACTGCGGACGCGGCCCCGTGCGTGGCGACGAGCAGCGCGGATTCGGTGAGCGCCCGGATCATCGGCCACGCGTAGAAGAGACGCGAGTCGAGCCCGGCGACGGCCAGCTCGGCGGCGTCGCGCGGCGCGTCGGGATGGCTCCAGGCGAACTCGGCACGGTAGTCGTCGGGGCGCCGCTCCCTCAGCAGGAACGCGGCCCGCGCGTGGTGCAGGCACGTGTCGTGAAGGACGACCAGTCCCGGGTAGCGGAGCGCGTACGCCCACTCGTAGTCGTGGTGCGACGAGTTGCCGAACTGATAGACGATGAGGTCGTAGGGACGCCGGCGATGGGTCCAGGGAAAATCGTGCGCCGACTCGGCCGGATACGGGTGGATGTCGTGACCGCGGCCGCGGAGCGCCGCGACCAGCTCGGCGCTGCAGTCGGCGATGCCGGTGCGCACCGGCGGGAAGGGACTGAACCACGCGATTCGCATGAAATGATTGTGATAGCATCCAAGGTTGAACGATTGAGAAAAACTTCACAAGCGCCCATGCGAAGCCGCTCGGTTAAATGATGCCTCCCTGGCTGCCTATCCTTATTATGATCGGGCTCGGCGTCGGGTTCGCCGTGTTCAACATCGGCCTCGGCCGGCTGGTCGGCCCGAGGCGCCCCACGCCCGAGAAGCTCGCCCCCTACGAGTGCGGCATGCCGCCGGTGGGCGACGCGCGCGAGCGCCATCCGGTCAAGTTCTACCTGGTGGCCATGATCTTCCTGCTGTTCGACATCGAAATCGCCTTCCTGTATCCCTGGGCGATGGCGCTGCGCGAGCTGCGCTGGACCGGGTTCCTCCAGCTGATCCTGTTCTTCGCGATCCTGCTGGCCGGCTACATCTACGTCTGGCGCAAGGGCGTGTTCGATTGGGGACATGAAAGCCGATGAGTGAGATCGAGATTCCCGTCCTCACCACCACTGTCACCAAGATGGTGCAGTGGGCGCGGCGCTCGTCGATCTGGCCGGTGACGTTCGGGCTGGCCTGCTGCGCCATCGAGATGATGGCGATGAGCACGTCGCGCTACGACATCGCCCGCTTCGGCGCCGAGGTCTTCCGCGGCTCGCCGCGCCAGTCCGATCTGATGATCGTGGCCGGCCGGCTGTCGCGCAAGATGGCGCCGGTGCTGCGCCGCATCTACGATCAGATGCCGGAGCCGAAGTACGTGATCTCGATGGGGGCGTGCGCCTCGATCGGCGGCGTGTTCGACAATTACGCGCTGGTGCAGGGAGTCGATCAGATCGTGCCGGTCGACGTCTTCGTGCCCGGCTGCCCGCCGCGTCCCGAATCGCTCATCTACGGCATCGTCCAGCTGCAGCGCAAGATCGATCAGCAGAAGCTGACGGAACTCTCGAGCGAGACCTCCCGCGTGCCGAAGCCGCTCATCATCAACGGATGACTACGCCTGAGATCATCGAGGCCCTTCGCGGCTCGGTGCCCGACGGAGCGGTCGAACCCTACGCCGCCGCGGACGGGATGCCGGCGATCTACGTCGCGCGCGAGCACCTGACGGAGGTCGCCTTCGCGCTGCGCGATCTGCCCGCGCTGCAGTTCACCTTCGCCGCCGACATCACCGGCGTGGACCTGTTCCCGCGCGAGCCCCGCTTCGAGGTCATGGTGCATCTCGTCTCGCTCGGGGTGCCCGGCTTCGGCGACACGCCGAAGCGGCTGCGGATGAAGGTCCGGGTGCCCGGCGGCGATCCGCGCCTGCCGACGATCTCGGGCGTGTGGAAGTCGATGAACTGGGGGGAGCGCGAGGTCTACGACCTGTTCGGGATCCATTTCGATGGCCACCCCGACCTGCGGCGGATTCTGATGCCCGAGGACTGGGAGGGGCATCCGGCGCGGAAGGACTATCCCGTCCAGATCAAGATGACGCCGAAGGTCTACGAGCCGCTGCAGCTGACGCCGGAGCAGTTCGCGGCCAACCTGCGCGCGAATCGCGACCGGGCGCGGGGAGGCTGAGTGGCGGCCCGCGACCACGCGCGGCTCGCCGACGCCGTGTTCGCTGCGGCCGCCGCGCTGCACGAGCGGGTGCGGCAGAACACGGGACCGATGCTGGTCGCGGCGCAGGCGATGGCCGACGCGCTGAAGAGCGGACGGAAGCTGCTGGTGTTCGGCAACGGCGGGAGCGCCGCCGACGCGCAGCACGTCTCGTCGGAGCTGGTCGGCCGCTTCCAGCGGGAGCGGGCGGCGCTGCCGGCGATCGCCCTGACGGTGGACGCGAGCATCCTGACGAGTGTCGCCAACGACTACTCGTACAAGCAGGTGTTCGTGCGGCAGATCGAGGCGCTGGGGCAGCCGGGGGACATCGCGCTCGGGATTTCGACCAGCGGCGAGTCGCCCAACGTGCTGATGGCGCTGCTGGCGGCGCGGTCGCGCGGGCTGAAGACCATCGCGCTGACCGGCCGCGACGGCGGGGCGATCGGCGCGGCGGCGGAGATTCACGTGAACGTGCCGGACCAGAACACGGCCCGGGTGCAGGAAGTCCACCGGACGATCCTGCATGTGATGTGCGAAGTCATCGAGAGTGACCTGTAACGGGACGGGGACCGCGCGCATCGGCCGCGACGACGAAGCGGCCGCAGCCAGTTGCGAAGGACAGTACCGAGAAGATGCCTGAGCTCCGCAGCGAGACGATGACCGTCAACATGGGGCCGCAGCACCCCAGCACGCACGGCGTGCTGAACATCGTGGTGCAGCTCTCCGGCGAGACGATCATCAAGGCCGACACGACGATCGGCTTCCTTCATACCGGCATCGAGAAGACCGCCGAGCAGAAGAAGTGGCAGCAGGTGATTCCGCTCGTCGAGCGCATGGACTACCTCGGCGCGCAGTCCAACTCGCTGGCGTTCTCTCTCTCGGTCGAGCGGCTGCTCGGCGTCGAGGATCAGATGCCGGCGCGGGTGAAGGACATCCGCATCCTGATCGCCGAGCTGCAGCGGATCGCCAGCCACCTGGTGAGCCTCGGCACCCACGCGCTGGAGGTCGGCGCGGTGTCGGTGCTGATGTACTGCCTGACCGATCGCGAGAAGATTCTCGACATCAACGAGATGCTCGCCGGCTTCCGGATGTTCCCGAGCTACATCCGCATCGGCGGCTTGCGCGAGGACCTGCCGTTCGGGTTCCACGAGGCGGTGACCTCGTTCCTCGACGGCTTCCCGGCGAGGGTGGACGAGTACGAGGGGCTGCTCACCAAGAACGAGATCTGGCTGAAGCGCACGCAGGGGGTCGGCCAGCTGTCGGCCGAGGATCACGTCCAGTACGGCCTGGTCGGTCCGATGGCGCGCGCCATCGGCATCCCCTACGACGTGCGGAAGACGTTCCCCTACCTCGGCTACGAGACCTACGACTTCAAGGTGCCGACGGCGACCAAGGGGGACGTCTACGACCGCTATCTCGTCCGCGTCGCGGAGATGCGCGAGAGCGTGAAGATCGCCCGGCAGGCGCTGGCGCGGATCTCTCCGCGCGGGCCGTACGACATCCAGGACTACCGCATCGTCCCGCCGCCGAAGGACCGCGTCTACTCGGAGATGGAGGCGCTGATTCAGCACTTCCTCATCTACTCGCAGGGCTTCACCGTGCCGCCGGGCGAGGCCTACGTGCCGGTCGAAGGGCCGCGCGGCGAGCACGGCGTCTACATCGTGTCGGACGGGGCGAATCGTCCGTACCGGATCAAGATGCGGCCGGCGACGTTCTACGCCTGCCAGGCGCTGCCGCGGATGATCGAAGGGGGCATGATCGCCGACGTCATCGCGGTGATCGGCTCCACCGACGTCGTCATGGGGGATGTCGATCGATGAGTTTCCATCCGATCATGCCGTACGGCGAGGGGCACCATCGCTCCGACCGCGTACTGCTGCACAAAGGGGAGCCGTTCAACTACACTCCGGAGCGCGCGGCGCAGCTCGAGGAGATCTGCGCGAAGTATCCGCCGGAACGGCGCAAGTCGGCGGTGCTGGCGGCGCTGTATCTCGTGCAGGAGCAGCAGGGCTACCTGACGGCGAGCGCGCTGCGGCACGTCGCGGAGTTCCTGCGGATCACGCCGGCGGAGGTGGAGGACGTCGCCAGCTACTACGTGATGTTCTTCAAGGCGCCGGTGGGCAAGTACGTGCTGCAGGTGTGCCGCACGCTGTCGTGCGCGCTGGCCGGGGCGGAGCGGGTGACCGAGTCGCTCGGCGAGAAGCTCGGACTGAAAGTCGGCGAGACCGACGCCTCGGGCATGTTCACGCTGCTCGAGTTCGAGTGCCTGGGCGCCTGCGATCGGGCGCCGGTGGTGATGGTCAACAACGAGCACTGGCACGAGCGGGCGACGCCGGAGAGCTGCGCCAGGCTGGTCGACGATCTGCGTCAACGCGGTGCAGCGGCGCTGACGGGCTGTCACCTGCACATCGAGAGATAGATGGAGCCTGTTCTTACCAAGTACATCCGTGAGCCGCACTCGTACGCGCTCGACTTCTATCTGAAGAAGCATCAGGGCTACGAGGGGCTGCGCAGGGCGCTGGCGATGGAGCCGAACGCGTTGATCGACATGGTCAAGGCGTCGGGGCTGCGC from the Vicinamibacterales bacterium genome contains:
- a CDS encoding glycosyltransferase family 2 protein, which gives rise to MLSLVIPVYRNQENLPRLFGELEAFAARFAAPLEVVFVVDGSPDASLRILQERLPAWGLRTQLLELSRNFGSFAAIAAGLQAGRGEHFAVISADLQEPLELVAEFQRVLAGGDADVVFGHRISRADPRTSHVMSESFWRVYRRYVVPDMPKGGVDMFGCTRQVRDHLVAMREVNTNLVALLFWLGFRRAFVPYERRARLEGRSAWTFGRKLRYALDSVFSFTDLPARLLLLLGAAGTGLAIVAGLTVFIGWLAGRIPVLGYTPLMLVITFFGGLTALGLGITGQYLWLTLQNARARPNFIVKSAASFNQPSAPR
- a CDS encoding class I SAM-dependent methyltransferase; translation: MSLVSWTGRRLSAKLTRITLDRFIADHASTRLTLDIGAQNGPYAALFPRRVGLDIQPGAGVRIIGDAQALGIRDGAVAVVLCTEVLEHLPEPQRAIDEMFRVLEPGGELLLTTRFLFPLHDTPHDYFRYTKYGLRHLLRRFEIVELREETDSIGAVAVLLQRLGMQAETLRWTPLRALWLIAARVFRRFGFLITAEYGDSRRRRRERGIMTSGYHVACRKPSA
- a CDS encoding methionine biosynthesis protein MetW is translated as MTEPHEPLEATLRRLARERDEADARYNTALTALDQVPLRTPRLPAPPPHYDEQQITPLNQACDVLVAPPVRGGLKGRLAAFVWRLVAPTLERQAAFNSIVVDHINRNVRAHRAAHDVAAGTADAVHAHMDDLQAFRARLMLYLQQITPFVDTKDRDTGAGALTVNAAVNALADDVAKRQESMAAQQARIEARLADLAAVQDQIQTLAGVAHQAALAAKREIERLMAAPGDAARASEPGPAPSTPGVPQASRQLDSYKYVGFENQFRGSQETIRARLESYLPYFASASDVLDVGCGRGEFLDLLADRGVTARGLDLNHEMVEVCRARGLDVAEGDAVSYLDALPDASLGGLFAAQVVEHLRPEYLLRFLELAHHKLRPGAPIVLETLNPACWVAFFESYIRDITHAWPLHPETLRYLVLASGFTAARIEYRSPVPPQDRLQPIAAPDAAPDLVEAFNGNVEKLNARMFTFMDYAIVGTNA
- a CDS encoding DUF3108 domain-containing protein, with translation MSAKVYSPDVLKQDTLARLRSLGAACAILAAIVLAVPASASQRPSAAPRREKPVPFAAGEKLSYEVSWSSYLTAGGATIHVAEKKPSYGSTAYYIVAEGRPTPLLSKLYSLYYKADTLLDVYSLLPQRGSVYSEEGKRRRMKTTMFEHPARRAEYQVETRSVVKKSVGISPAAQDPLGALFVLRSIPLQAGEKMTMPICDGGLSYKVLIQAGGTETVRTNEGEVAAQRLSITPPPESGANALSVWLSTDTARVPVKMSAQLPVGAFVLTLSSRR
- a CDS encoding thiazole synthase codes for the protein MDRFEIAGREFTSRLLIGTGKYPSHQIMQEAHAASGAEVVTVAVRRVNITDRSKESMLDYIDPKRYFLLPNTAACYTAEDAIRTARLGREVGLSHWVKLEVIGDEKTLFPDNEALLEATRVLVKEGFVVLPYTNDDPVMCRKLEDAGAAAVMPLGAPIGSGLGIQNPNNIRIIKEQAGVPVIVDAGVGTASDATFAMELGADAVLMNTAIALARDPVAMARAMRLGVEAGRLAFRAGRIPRKPYASASSPIEGTIAASRA
- the thiS gene encoding sulfur carrier protein ThiS, producing MTITLNGDPFETDAPTIADLLARLDIDPRRVAVERNFVVVKRDAYSATPIETGDQIEIVNFVGGG
- a CDS encoding glycosyltransferase family 4 protein, whose protein sequence is MRIAWFSPFPPVRTGIADCSAELVAALRGRGHDIHPYPAESAHDFPWTHRRRPYDLIVYQFGNSSHHDYEWAYALRYPGLVVLHDTCLHHARAAFLLRERRPDDYRAEFAWSHPDAPRDAAELAVAGLDSRLFYAWPMIRALTESALLVATHGAASAVPSLASRRPVSIRLGHGAFVAPDAARAARARVRARYGIADTDVLFGVFGGLTPEKRLVQVLGALRAVVPYAASARLLLSGARAAHFDLDAAIEAHGLADRVLVTGYLPEQDLTDHLAACDVSLNLRWPSAGETSGAWLRALAAGVPTIITDLAHLADVPSLDPRTWAVRPSAARAPLSASRTPRSAAGSQGPVTVAIDILDEDHSLRMAMRRLALDPNLRAELGSNGQAWWQREHSLAAMVEDYETLFGMLGAGAGRQVSEPRAAGDVPAHLRAAGDGKLRALLEPFGVASPI
- a CDS encoding NADH-quinone oxidoreductase subunit A, whose product is MIGLGVGFAVFNIGLGRLVGPRRPTPEKLAPYECGMPPVGDARERHPVKFYLVAMIFLLFDIEIAFLYPWAMALRELRWTGFLQLILFFAILLAGYIYVWRKGVFDWGHESR
- a CDS encoding NADH-quinone oxidoreductase subunit B family protein; this translates as MSEIEIPVLTTTVTKMVQWARRSSIWPVTFGLACCAIEMMAMSTSRYDIARFGAEVFRGSPRQSDLMIVAGRLSRKMAPVLRRIYDQMPEPKYVISMGACASIGGVFDNYALVQGVDQIVPVDVFVPGCPPRPESLIYGIVQLQRKIDQQKLTELSSETSRVPKPLIING
- a CDS encoding NADH-quinone oxidoreductase subunit C, which produces MTTPEIIEALRGSVPDGAVEPYAAADGMPAIYVAREHLTEVAFALRDLPALQFTFAADITGVDLFPREPRFEVMVHLVSLGVPGFGDTPKRLRMKVRVPGGDPRLPTISGVWKSMNWGEREVYDLFGIHFDGHPDLRRILMPEDWEGHPARKDYPVQIKMTPKVYEPLQLTPEQFAANLRANRDRARGG
- a CDS encoding SIS domain-containing protein, producing MAARDHARLADAVFAAAAALHERVRQNTGPMLVAAQAMADALKSGRKLLVFGNGGSAADAQHVSSELVGRFQRERAALPAIALTVDASILTSVANDYSYKQVFVRQIEALGQPGDIALGISTSGESPNVLMALLAARSRGLKTIALTGRDGGAIGAAAEIHVNVPDQNTARVQEVHRTILHVMCEVIESDL
- the nuoD gene encoding NADH dehydrogenase (quinone) subunit D, which produces MPELRSETMTVNMGPQHPSTHGVLNIVVQLSGETIIKADTTIGFLHTGIEKTAEQKKWQQVIPLVERMDYLGAQSNSLAFSLSVERLLGVEDQMPARVKDIRILIAELQRIASHLVSLGTHALEVGAVSVLMYCLTDREKILDINEMLAGFRMFPSYIRIGGLREDLPFGFHEAVTSFLDGFPARVDEYEGLLTKNEIWLKRTQGVGQLSAEDHVQYGLVGPMARAIGIPYDVRKTFPYLGYETYDFKVPTATKGDVYDRYLVRVAEMRESVKIARQALARISPRGPYDIQDYRIVPPPKDRVYSEMEALIQHFLIYSQGFTVPPGEAYVPVEGPRGEHGVYIVSDGANRPYRIKMRPATFYACQALPRMIEGGMIADVIAVIGSTDVVMGDVDR